A window of the Perognathus longimembris pacificus isolate PPM17 unplaced genomic scaffold, ASM2315922v1 HiC_scaffold_4552, whole genome shotgun sequence genome harbors these coding sequences:
- the LOC125344853 gene encoding deoxyuridine 5'-triphosphate nucleotidohydrolase, mitochondrial-like — MPSSEETVASSPCKRTRAAEEGDMRRLRFVWLWEHATATAPTRVSARAAGYDLYSAYDYTIPPMEKALVKTDIQIALPSGCYGRVAPRSGLAAKHFIDVRAGVIDEDYRGNVGVILFNFGKEKFEVKKGDRIAQLICERIFYPEIEEIQVLDDTERDSGGFGSTGKN; from the coding sequence ATGCCCAGCTCAGAAGAGACCGTCGCCAGCTCCCCCTGCAAGCGGACCCGAGCCGCCGAGGAGGGCGACATGCGGCGGCTCCGCTTTGTCTGGCTGTGGGAGCACGCCACGGCCACGGCCCCAACCCGGGTGTCCGCGCGGGCCGCCGGCTACGACCTGTACAGTGCTTATGATTATACCATACCACCTATGGAGAAAGCCCTGGTGAAGACGGACATTCAGATAGCtcttccttctgggtgctatggaAGAGTAGCTCCACGTTCTGGCTTGGCTGCAAAACACTTCATCGATGTAAGAGCTGGTGTCATAGATGAAGATTATAGAGGAAATGTTGGTGTTATATTGTTCAATTTTGGCAAAGAGAAGTTTGAGGTCAAAAAGGGTGATCGAATTGCCCAGCTCATTTGTGAACGGATTTTTTATCCAGAAATTGAAGAAATTCAAGTCTTGGATGATACTGAAAGGGATTCAGGAGGTTTTGGTTCTACTGGAAAGAATTAA